The window GTACTTTTTATTCTGGTCTAAACCCAGTACTAACTTTAGTTGAGCCTTTGTATTATCTGATATTGGTGAGAACTTCTCTAAATTTACTCCTACACCATTCACCAAGTGCAACCCCTTCATTTTGAAACGCTTCTTAGCAATAGCATAGTCCTCTTCATTGATAGTAATAATAGTATCTGTAAAGTAAGATAATATTTTTTCTACAGGGTAAAAAAGAAGCCACCCTACTCTACTTCCGCCTTTATAAAAATGAAAACCATGAGCGGTATACATATTATTGTCCACTTTGTGACAGTAACCTAAGATACGCCCTATTAGCCCTCCGATTGGGGTATGACTATGAACTAAATCATAGGTATTATCAGACATCACTCTATTCAACATTCTAAATGCGAGCCAATTACCAGGGTGAAACGGATTTCTTTGAAAGGGAATATCATATACGTTGACTTTATTTGCCTCTAAAAATTGTTTTAATTCTTGTACACTCTCAATAGAAATTGTACCTGAATGAGAAAAATTGGCTGCTACATCAACCTCAAAACCAAGTAACTGTAATATTTTTATATTGGAAATATTAAATTGTCCAATCATTGAAGCAACAGAGGCTACAATAAGAGCTTTTTTCATACTAAATACTTCTTTCTTTAATCGGATGACTTTTTTTAAAATTATCTATCTGATAATTAAAATCATACATGTGTTGAGACGAGAAACAGACCCAATCAATCCTATCGGATAACTTAAGTTTTGACACCTACTAACAATTTAGATCTTATTCAATACATATCCATACTAACACTCATTTTTCTAAAACGGAAAAAAATTATCTCCCAAAGGTACACAGGAATATCACTAAATCAATACTGCGTTCTAAAATATACTTAACTACTTAATTTACTTCTATAGTTATTAAAGAAACTTATTCTCGCACTCCCTACAAAATGAAACAATAGTTCGGGTTAACTCCGAATCCATTTTGATTATTTAGTAAGTGTCGGCAGGCCTTCAACACTAAATTTCGGTACATGAAGGTTACAGCATCACAAACCATTAATTCTACCGTTATCCCTTTAAAAGATTTATTATAGCATTGTAAATAGAGACGCGGTATTACAACGAGAAATATTTAAAATCGCAAATAGAACTTAATATCTGAGTCAACAGTAGTAGATTTTTTCGCTTGCATTATAACCAATCTTAGCCACTTCTGATATGTTTTCTCTTAAAAGAGAATATTCGGGTATTTCTTATACTCTTGGGAACCAAACACTTATTAAGATATTCGTTTCTAATTTCATAGTTACTTTGAGTTTACGCCATACATTTTTTATAGAAATAAACCAGCAATAGGAACAAGTATGTTTTTTATGGTACACATTTATTATTTTTTCATTGATACAAGTACCCTTCTTAAATATTTTAATTCATCAAAAATAGTGATTGCAATATAAAAGGGTAAACTTATTTTTTTCTGCTTTAATAATTCCATGAAATTCAATCTGTTCCCTTCTTGCATACCTTTTAAGTTACCTGATAGACCTCGCTCCCCAAAACCTCGCTTTCCACGATCATAGTGAACATTCTGTTCGGGTAAATAATAATATCCATATGCATGACAAATTCTTAAAAAGTATTGTCTATCCTCAGAATAATGGCGTTTCTCATCATATCCACCAATTTCATCAAAGATTGATTTTTTAAAAAGCACTGTTGAAGTCTGTGGAAACATCTTGATACAAATTTCTTGAATATTTGCTCTATGAAGTCTATCTATCTTGCGTCCAAGAATAGTTAATGGAAAGGTGGTATGATTACCACCAATGAAATCAATACTATCATTTACTAAAATTTCATCAATTTGCCTTTCAATTTTATTCGCAAACCACTCGTCATCAGAATCTAGCAAAGCAATCCAAGTTCCTAAAGCATTTAACATTCCTACATTTCTTGCTCTAGAAACTCCTGCATTTTCTTGATTTATTAGGCGAATGTTAAGATATGGATATTTTTTTGCATAATGTTCAACCTCGAATGCTGTCGAATCTGTAGAACCATCGTTAACTACAATAATTTCGTTAATATACTCCAAACAAGTTTGTAGCCTAACTGATTCTAAAGCTCTTACTATAACATTCTCAGAATTGTAGGCTGGAATAACCACTGAGATAGATGATGTTTCTATATTTTTTCCCAAAACTCTGTCTCCTTATTGTATCTTTTTAATCAGTTCTGTGAGAATACCCGATATCATTCAATAATCTTTATAAACAGTACTTAAACCAAATTTATACTACTACAGTTAAAGTTTCTGCGTGATGCAAAACATTAAATGCAATAAAACAATTTACTTACAACTTGAGTCCGTTTAATTCTTTTATCCTTTAATTTTTGTTCTATCATAATTCTGTATTTTTTATTGATTCCTCAAAATCGATTACCTGATATTCAAAGTCATAACGACTCATCTCTTTTTCATAAACAAGATTTCCAAATACTTTCTTCACTGTATCAAAATGGAACAATAACTTTATGACTGGATTAAATATTTTTGTAAAATATATTTTCTTTCCATGTACTTCAGCTATTACTTTAACCAATTCAGAAGTATTGACATATTCTGAATTTTGTGGACAAAACAGCCCACGCAACTCTAACTCTATAACTTTCCTGATAAATTCACAGAGGTTATCAATATGCAACATACTTCTAGAATTTAAAATTTTTGGAAAAATTGGTGTTAACTGAGTTAACTTTGATAAATTCGAATAATTTCCCTTAGAAGCTTTCCCATAAACTATAGGTGGTCTCACAATAACCAATTTAAACTGGCAGTCACGTAACTTGAGTAATTCCTCCTCAGCCTGGTACTTAGATTGACCATATTTCGTCGTTGGAATTGCCAGGGTTGAACTTGCTATTTTACCAGTATTGAGACCATACACACTCATGGTACTCAAGAAAATAAATTGAGAAACTCCTGCTTTTTTTGCTTTTTTTGCAATCAAAACTGGTAAATCAGTATTTACTTTCTTATACTCCTCATATGAAATTTTTTTCTCACGCTTGTGTACAATTGCGGCAACATGAAAAATAGAGTCATAGCCTGAAAAATCAAACTCTTCCCAATTGGGATCTAATAAATCAAGGGTATCAATTTCAAAATTACTATCCTTATTTTTCACGTATTCTTCAAACGAAGTTCCAATATATGAGTTTGCTCCTGTTATCAATACTCTTTTCATGACTTCCCTTTCTGCCCCGTTCCGCCTTCGACGACACCTTCACTTTTGGCTACGCTAATAAACGTTCCAAAAAAACACTTAATATCAAGCAGTAGCCCCATATTCTCAACATAGTAACCATCTAATTTTGACTTTTCATCAATCTCTAACTCATCACGGCCATTAATTTGAGCCCAACCAGTCAGACCTGGACGAATGTCATTTGCTCTATATTTATCTCGCTCCTCAATCAAATCGTATTGATTCCATAGGGCTGGACGTGGACCAACAATAGCCATATCTCCTTTAAAAATATTGAATAGCTGTGGAAGTTCATCAAGGCTTGTCTTTCTCAAAAAACCACCAACTTTGGTAATCATAGCCGTCGGATCCTGCAAAAGATGGGTTGGCATATCGCTTGGAGCATCTACATACATAGAGCGGAATTTATAAATCATGAAATATGTCTTATTCTTTCCAACTCTTTTTTGCTTAAATAGTACTGGTCCCTTTGAATCCAGCTTGATTGCAATCGCAATAATGACTAAAATTGGGCTGAAAACAAGGATAGCCACTCCTGATAGCACAATGTCAAAAACTCGTTTTAAAATTGGATACATTTCCCTCTCCTAATACTCAATCCTAAAATAATCTAAATACTGCTTAAACCTGTCGTGTGCAGTCAGACAAATATCTAATAAAAATCCATCCTACTCTCCCCATTCAGAAAGCCCCCGATAATAGAAGTATTTCATATCATCACCAATGATGAAGGGCACATGCCCATGTTTGAGGCACTCTTTAAACATAATCAACCGACCAACTCGACCATTACCATCTTGAAAGGGATGGATACGTTCGAATCGAACATGAAAGTCCAGTATATCCTCAAAGGAAGTAGGGGATAGAGCATGATAATTTCTAAGTAATTCTTGCATGCCTGACTCCACATACTCGGGTAGAGTCGTTTCACGTCCGCCGACTTCATTTGGGTACGACTTATAGTCTCCGACTTGAAACCATGACTTCCGAGAATCAGAGGTGCCTCTCTTTAAGATAGCATGAATCTCCTTTATCCAAGTTTCATTCAAATTATCTTGAAAGCTATCTAATAAAAAATCGACAGCCGTAAAATGATTGGTCGTTTCGATAATATCATCCACCTTTATGGTTGGATTGTCTTCAAAACCAATCGTATTGGTCTCATAGATATACCGTGTCTGGTCATGCGTCAGCTGACTACTTATATATAATTGGAATTGAAAGCCAGCTCTATTTGATTCTTATGATATAGACCACTTTTCAAACCTTAATTCTTTTCATCTAATAATCTATGACCTAACATATCTTACCTTAGGAAAGTATTCCAACCTTCCTAGAATCTAAATATTATTTAAACTCTAGGAAAGTAAAAATAACTTTTACTTTCTTCTATTCTTGCTTAGCAAATTCAAGCAAGACGTTTCTTAATTCAATCTTATCTTTTGATAATAGACTATCAATAAAAGTTTGAACTACCTCATCTGCTTTATTGGTTACACGACCTACGAAAATCTTTTCATGAATCTGTTCGCTAACACGTTCTTCAGTGGATAGTAACTCTTCATAGAGTTTTTCTCCAGGACGAATCCCAGATTCCACAATTCCAATTTCATCTTCAGTATGACCGCTTAATAAGATAACTTTTCTAGCTAGTTCTATGATATGTACTGGTTCACCCATGTCTAAGACAAAAATTTCACCACCTTTAGCCAAGTGTCCTGCTTGGATAACCAAACGACTGGCTTCTGGTATTGTCATGAAATAACGAGTCATTCTAAAATCAGTAACGGTAACAGGACCGCCTTTTTTGATTTGTTCCTTAAACAGAGGCACAACACTTCCGCGACTACCTAAAACATTTCCGAACCGTACTGCAGCAAATTGTGTTTGTCCAGGTTCATTCAGGCTAGTAACAATCATTTCTGCTACCCGCTTAGTCGCCCCCATAACATTTGGTGGATTGACTGCCTTATCGGTCGAAACCATTACAAATTTTTCAACCCTAGCTGCTTTGGCTGCCTCAGCCACATTCTTTGTCCCAAAAATATTATTCTTTACTGCTTCATGTGGGTTATATTCCATCAATGGAACATGCTTATGGGCTGCAGCATGATAAACAAGATCCGGTTTATATTCAGCCATGATTTCAAATAATAAATCTCTATCTTGAATATCCGCTATAAGAGGGATGAGTTCGAGCTTGTCTTGGCATTTTCCAGATAACTCACGATGAATGAGATAAATAGAATTTTCTCCATGTCCCAGCAAAAGCAATCTCTTTGGTGAAAACTTGACAATCTGACGACACAATTCTGATCCGATAGAGCCTCCAGCTCCTGTAACAAGAATCGTTTTCCCCTCAAAGTAGTGATTCAGTTCTTCTTGGTCCAACTCAACTTCTGGACGGCCTAGAAGGTCTGCTACATCAATTTCCTGGAAAGCACTGACGGACATATTACCTGCCAGTATATCCTCAATACTTGGCATATTATTGACTTTTACACCTATGCTATTGCAGATCTCAACAATTTTTTCTCTTTCCTTACCATTTAAAGACGGAATAGCTATTGTTACTTGATCAACAGCTAATTCTTTTACTAATCGAGGTATGTCATTTCGATTTCCTAAAACCTTGACATTGCGAATAAAGGTCCCAAGTTTATTTGGATCTCGATCAACAATACCCACGATTTCAAAGTTCAACTTTCTATCTTTAACGGTATTGATAAAGATATTTCCACCGTCTCCTGCACCCACAACAAGAATTCGCAAAGGGCTATCCGCCTTATGAAGCGCGTTTTTCTTCGTGTCATGCATCACCTTCCAAATGATACGTGGAGTGATCAGCATGACAAATGATAGAACGATTGACACCAAAATAAATCGATAGCTAAAGGTTTGCCAGATGATTATTGAAAGTATCAAAAAAATAACGTGGGCTGAAAATAAACTCAGGCCAATTTTAATAAAACTTTGATAACCAGTGTATCTTGTTATTAGTGAAAATACTTTTAATCTAACGGATATTATTAGATAGAAGATAAGAATAAATAAAACCGCTAAGTAAAATCTATCGTCCGAAATATCTACAATAATATCTAAAAATAATCTACTTAAGATCATGGATAGGATGATTAAGCAGCTATCCATAAACATTAGTATTAATCTTTTACTGTTTCTCTCCAAAAGTTTGTCAGTAACAGTTCCTAAATCCATTTTCTTCTCCACAATCTAGCACAAACAGCCTACAAGACCTGATTTTTTAATAATATTAGCGGATTTTTCTTAAACAAGGCTTTTGCTTTATCTTGGCCATATTCTTCGGCAATCAGCTGATAAGCATCCTTCATAAATGGTGGACGTGTTGTAGTATTGTGCATATCACTTGCAACGCAGTGAACAAGGTCTCTTTCTAAGAAGTACTGAACACGTTTCTTAAACTCTTTAGACTTATCACCAATTAATCCTGGTTTCAAAACATGGCTACTATTAACTTGCATGTAACATCCTTTGTCGATCAGCTCCTCTACACGCTCAGCCTTGTAAGCCAGAGCATCGTAGCGTTCAATATGGGCGAGTAAGGGTGTTACTCCTAATAACATCACCTCATGAACGGCCTCTTGAATGTCCTTCCAAGGAGTTCTCATACTAAATTCTAGTAAGACGTAGCGTGAACCATTGATAGTTGGTAGTTTTTTCTTTTCTAACTTTTCTAAAACATCACGGCTATAGTAGATTTCAGCCCCATAACACAGCCGAACCTCTGGGTAAGCTGCTTTTACAGCCTCTTTCAGTTCAAGAAAATTAGCCATGATCACCTTTTCAGGTGTTTCAAACATGCCTTTGCGTCTATGGGAGGTTGCTACGATAAAGCGCGCTCCTTGACGGTGAGCATGGCCAATCAAAGCCAGGCTCTCCTCTATACTCTTTGGACCATCATCCACACCAAAGATTATATGCGAATGAATATCAATCATCTCTCAAGTCCCTCTCTTATTGATGATATATCTTTACTACCTTAGGCTTTCTTTCCATAATTACCATAGTTTCCGTAATTACCATAATCACCATATTTTTCGGTTGTCACATCATATTTGTTCAAAATGACACCAAGGAATGATGTCCCAGTTTGCTCCAACTGATCTCTTACTTTCTTAACAGATGAACGTTTGACATTTCCAGCCTCAACGACTACCGCCATAGCATCACAGCGTTGGGCAATAATAGCCGCGTCGATAACCATTCCTAAAGGTGGACAGTCTACGATAACGTAGTCGTAATAGCGACGGAGGGTCGCAACCAAGTTTTCAAAATGCTTACTCTGCAAGAGGGCAGTAGGGTTTGGAGAAATTTTTCCAGACTCAATAACAGTCAAATTTTGGATATCAGTATCACACAAGCCCTGTGATAAATCTGTCGTTCCAGCCAGATAGTCTGTCAAGCCTGTAATTTTTGTTGTTGGCTTGAAGAAACCAGACATAACTGAATTTCGAATATCTGCGTCAAGAAGAACCGTTTTATAACCTGAGCGAGCATAGGCAATTGCTAAGCTAGCAGCCGTCGTACTTTTTCCTTCATTGGATTGTACTGAAGTAATACCAACTACCTTGATGTCTGAACCGCTTAATTGGATATTGGTTCGAATGGCATTGAAATATTCTTCTGTTTTTTTAACAAGTTCTTTTTTCGTACGCGCAATTTCTAAAGTTGCCATATTGTTCTCCTATTTCAATTTCTTAGAATCTGGTACCACACCCAGGAGTGGCATACCTAATACTTCTTCAACATCTTGTGGTCTCTTCACACGATCATCTAAAATTTCTACGACAAGGACCAGGGCAATGGCAAGAAAGGCACCTGCTACCAAGCCAATCGCAATATTTCTCTCAGTAAGTGGCGTTGAGGGCTCTTCTGCTGGTACAGCTTCTTCCAAAGTTGTGACATCATTAACCTTGGTAACATCTATAATCTTCTGCGCTGCAACAGCCCGCAAACTATTAGCAATACGCGACGCTTTATTCGGATCAGCATCTCGAACAGTAATCGAAACAATACGAGTATCAACTGGGATAGAAACAGTTACTTTTTCTTTTAAATCTTCTGAAAGATTCAAATCAGATGACACAAGCGCTAAAACATCTTGCGAAAGAATAATTTCTTTATAGTCTTTTACCAGATAGGTACCTGCTTGGAGGTCTTGGTTGGTTAATCCAACACCAGCCTCCACATTTTGACTAACTACATAGATTCGTGTTGTGGAATCATATTGAGGAGTAACCAAAAATGCACTATAGACGAAGGCAGCTCCTGCCCCAATCATTGCGGTTAGGAAGATGAGGATTTTCTTTCTCCAAATTGTTTTTAACAAAAACAGCACATCAATTTCAATTGCATTTACTTCTTGATTATTCATAACTTCTCCTATTGTTATTATTGTCCATCCAAAACAGTTTGAATAGCTGATTTTACTTGGTTCAAACTATCTTGGTTAATTTCCATCATGTATAGTTGAGAACCTGGCATAGCATAGGATGGTAAATCCATGCGCCCCGAACCAGTCAAGGCTTGAGACTCGACTGTAAACTGTGTCCCAGATTCCAATTGTCTATTGACCAAATCCATAATCGTTTCTAGGCTTAGGTCTGTCTGAATAGAACCTTCCAAACCTTTCAGAATAGCCTGATAGTTACCTAAATTCTCTGGCGAACTAAGTTTCTTGATCAAAGCAGCGATAACCTTCTCCTGGTTCTTACCGCGATCGTTATCTCCATTGGCTAAAGAATAGCGTTCACGAACAAAAATTAAGGCGCGCTCGGCATCCAAATGAACCGTTCCTAGAGGAAAGTGATGTCCACCACTTGTAAATTCTTGTTCATTTTGGATATCTACCCCACCAACCAAGTCTATCAGTTGGAGGAAGGAGGTGAAGTTTAGTCGAATATAGTTGCTAATATCAATGCCATAGAGATTTTCTAAGGTGTGGACAGAAGCATTTACCCCGTAAATTCCTGCATGAGTCAACTTATCATACTGGTTTTGCCCGCCATCAGCTATGGCCACGTAAGAGTCCCTAGGGGTTGTTGTTAGAAGAATCTTATGTGTCGCACGATTGACGGTCATGATAATATTGACATCTGAACGCGATACAGAGGTTATTGGCCCATAAGTATCTATACCACTAATGTAGATATTGAAGCTATCGCCACTAGCTTGTTTTACCGCTGTTTCAACTGGTTTAGACATTTTGAAACTGTAGATTTTCTTCACTTTGGAAGAAAAATCTGGGTCTTCACTCTCCAAAATATTGGTGAAAACTCCGTTTAATACCATGGCTTGGCTTTCACCATTTATCATAGATTGATAAGCCGTCAGATAGGAACTTGTTGGACTGGTTGTCAGCTGAACTGACTTGCTAGTAGATACATCATTTAGGAGACTGGCAATATTTTCTTGATCATACTCTGATGGAGCCAGTAAACTAGATACCTGACTAACATCTGTAATATCGCTGTTAGCTGGCACCAGAATGCTCATTTCATATTCTGAAAATGAGGCGCTGGAATTCAATTTGCTAGAAAAA is drawn from Streptococcus sp. 29892 and contains these coding sequences:
- a CDS encoding glycosyltransferase family 4 protein — protein: MKKALIVASVASMIGQFNISNIKILQLLGFEVDVAANFSHSGTISIESVQELKQFLEANKVNVYDIPFQRNPFHPGNWLAFRMLNRVMSDNTYDLVHSHTPIGGLIGRILGYCHKVDNNMYTAHGFHFYKGGSRVGWLLFYPVEKILSYFTDTIITINEEDYAIAKKRFKMKGLHLVNGVGVNLEKFSPISDNTKAQLKLVLGLDQNKKYLIFVGELNANKNQSILIEMMEQLSKTRKDIVLLLVGKGVLLNTYRQLIKDKGLEESVLLLGYRKDIPDLMRVSDIALSSSKREGLPVNLLEAMATGLPLIVSNCRGNRDLVEDGKNGYTVENSAVDEFIVAITRILDDAVLYKQFSQCSLISSEKYSLERVEVKMKEIYSNSF
- a CDS encoding glycosyltransferase family 2 protein; its protein translation is MGKNIETSSISVVIPAYNSENVIVRALESVRLQTCLEYINEIIVVNDGSTDSTAFEVEHYAKKYPYLNIRLINQENAGVSRARNVGMLNALGTWIALLDSDDEWFANKIERQIDEILVNDSIDFIGGNHTTFPLTILGRKIDRLHRANIQEICIKMFPQTSTVLFKKSIFDEIGGYDEKRHYSEDRQYFLRICHAYGYYYLPEQNVHYDRGKRGFGERGLSGNLKGMQEGNRLNFMELLKQKKISLPFYIAITIFDELKYLRRVLVSMKK
- a CDS encoding NAD-dependent epimerase/dehydratase family protein, giving the protein MKRVLITGANSYIGTSFEEYVKNKDSNFEIDTLDLLDPNWEEFDFSGYDSIFHVAAIVHKREKKISYEEYKKVNTDLPVLIAKKAKKAGVSQFIFLSTMSVYGLNTGKIASSTLAIPTTKYGQSKYQAEEELLKLRDCQFKLVIVRPPIVYGKASKGNYSNLSKLTQLTPIFPKILNSRSMLHIDNLCEFIRKVIELELRGLFCPQNSEYVNTSELVKVIAEVHGKKIYFTKIFNPVIKLLFHFDTVKKVFGNLVYEKEMSRYDFEYQVIDFEESIKNTEL
- a CDS encoding sugar transferase produces the protein MYPILKRVFDIVLSGVAILVFSPILVIIAIAIKLDSKGPVLFKQKRVGKNKTYFMIYKFRSMYVDAPSDMPTHLLQDPTAMITKVGGFLRKTSLDELPQLFNIFKGDMAIVGPRPALWNQYDLIEERDKYRANDIRPGLTGWAQINGRDELEIDEKSKLDGYYVENMGLLLDIKCFFGTFISVAKSEGVVEGGTGQKGKS
- a CDS encoding Fic family protein — protein: MDDIIETTNHFTAVDFLLDSFQDNLNETWIKEIHAILKRGTSDSRKSWFQVGDYKSYPNEVGGRETTLPEYVESGMQELLRNYHALSPTSFEDILDFHVRFERIHPFQDGNGRVGRLIMFKECLKHGHVPFIIGDDMKYFYYRGLSEWGE
- a CDS encoding polysaccharide biosynthesis protein, which codes for MDLGTVTDKLLERNSKRLILMFMDSCLIILSMILSRLFLDIIVDISDDRFYLAVLFILIFYLIISVRLKVFSLITRYTGYQSFIKIGLSLFSAHVIFLILSIIIWQTFSYRFILVSIVLSFVMLITPRIIWKVMHDTKKNALHKADSPLRILVVGAGDGGNIFINTVKDRKLNFEIVGIVDRDPNKLGTFIRNVKVLGNRNDIPRLVKELAVDQVTIAIPSLNGKEREKIVEICNSIGVKVNNMPSIEDILAGNMSVSAFQEIDVADLLGRPEVELDQEELNHYFEGKTILVTGAGGSIGSELCRQIVKFSPKRLLLLGHGENSIYLIHRELSGKCQDKLELIPLIADIQDRDLLFEIMAEYKPDLVYHAAAHKHVPLMEYNPHEAVKNNIFGTKNVAEAAKAARVEKFVMVSTDKAVNPPNVMGATKRVAEMIVTSLNEPGQTQFAAVRFGNVLGSRGSVVPLFKEQIKKGGPVTVTDFRMTRYFMTIPEASRLVIQAGHLAKGGEIFVLDMGEPVHIIELARKVILLSGHTEDEIGIVESGIRPGEKLYEELLSTEERVSEQIHEKIFVGRVTNKADEVVQTFIDSLLSKDKIELRNVLLEFAKQE
- the cps4B gene encoding capsular polysaccharide biosynthesis protein Cps4B, with amino-acid sequence MIDIHSHIIFGVDDGPKSIEESLALIGHAHRQGARFIVATSHRRKGMFETPEKVIMANFLELKEAVKAAYPEVRLCYGAEIYYSRDVLEKLEKKKLPTINGSRYVLLEFSMRTPWKDIQEAVHEVMLLGVTPLLAHIERYDALAYKAERVEELIDKGCYMQVNSSHVLKPGLIGDKSKEFKKRVQYFLERDLVHCVASDMHNTTTRPPFMKDAYQLIAEEYGQDKAKALFKKNPLILLKNQVL
- a CDS encoding tyrosine-protein kinase, encoding MATLEIARTKKELVKKTEEYFNAIRTNIQLSGSDIKVVGITSVQSNEGKSTTAASLAIAYARSGYKTVLLDADIRNSVMSGFFKPTTKITGLTDYLAGTTDLSQGLCDTDIQNLTVIESGKISPNPTALLQSKHFENLVATLRRYYDYVIVDCPPLGMVIDAAIIAQRCDAMAVVVEAGNVKRSSVKKVRDQLEQTGTSFLGVILNKYDVTTEKYGDYGNYGNYGNYGKKA
- a CDS encoding Wzz/FepE/Etk N-terminal domain-containing protein, producing the protein MNNQEVNAIEIDVLFLLKTIWRKKILIFLTAMIGAGAAFVYSAFLVTPQYDSTTRIYVVSQNVEAGVGLTNQDLQAGTYLVKDYKEIILSQDVLALVSSDLNLSEDLKEKVTVSIPVDTRIVSITVRDADPNKASRIANSLRAVAAQKIIDVTKVNDVTTLEEAVPAEEPSTPLTERNIAIGLVAGAFLAIALVLVVEILDDRVKRPQDVEEVLGMPLLGVVPDSKKLK
- a CDS encoding LCP family protein, whose amino-acid sequence is MKNRSRKRETFNFNWINWALWALYVSVLIILLLTIYKYNMLNFRYLNHIVASVLIGLALVTAWLIWRKQLHVFTTVFLIVSAIVTAAGTYGLRELVDFSSKLNSSASFSEYEMSILVPANSDITDVSQVSSLLAPSEYDQENIASLLNDVSTSKSVQLTTSPTSSYLTAYQSMINGESQAMVLNGVFTNILESEDPDFSSKVKKIYSFKMSKPVETAVKQASGDSFNIYISGIDTYGPITSVSRSDVNIIMTVNRATHKILLTTTPRDSYVAIADGGQNQYDKLTHAGIYGVNASVHTLENLYGIDISNYIRLNFTSFLQLIDLVGGVDIQNEQEFTSGGHHFPLGTVHLDAERALIFVRERYSLANGDNDRGKNQEKVIAALIKKLSSPENLGNYQAILKGLEGSIQTDLSLETIMDLVNRQLESGTQFTVESQALTGSGRMDLPSYAMPGSQLYMMEINQDSLNQVKSAIQTVLDGQ